In Aspergillus nidulans FGSC A4 chromosome II, the genomic stretch ATACGGTTGCAGATGCCTTCCGACTCTGCGGggtctcctccagctctaTGCTCGTGATGTGTTGACCGGGCACCACCACGAGACCAATGAATCGACTCGTCATATTTAATTTTAGCTTCTGTGATTCTTTCGGAGTTTCCGGCGTCGTGTTCAGGGCTGCATCTTGGACAGCGGCTGTTGTTGGATAGCGATACTCATGCGTGTTGGCGAGAATGATATTCCGAGCCTGCAATGTAAGGACGAATCAATTATGGGCCCAATGCAAATAACATCTCGTTTTCTCTCGTCAACATACCGCATCTGTACATTT encodes the following:
- a CDS encoding LSM domain-containing protein (transcript_id=CADANIAT00004922), whose product is MDESKAVQYLESLIGRTLRVHATDTRIFVGVFKCTDAARNIILANTHEYRYPTTAAVQDAALNTTPETPKESQKLKLNMTSRFIGLVVVPGQHITSIELEETPQSRKASATVS